The Lycium ferocissimum isolate CSIRO_LF1 unplaced genomic scaffold, AGI_CSIRO_Lferr_CH_V1 ctg2594, whole genome shotgun sequence genomic sequence TTCGTCCTGCAATGAGGCAGATCGCTTCGGGGGGTCACTGTGGCGTGGCTGAATGTAGAGCAGTCCGCCCCTACAGCGTTTGATCAGTAGATTATTTAGAACTTCGGAAGATGGTCAAGGTACGAAGTGACAAGCCACTGCGCTAGATGCGCATGTGGTCGTAGTAATCGGCTCGTCGCTACTTTTATCCAAAGAATAAGGCCTATGAGCTCTCTGTTTGGAGACAGAACAACGTGAGAAGTTCTGAGTCGtatgaaaactagcggtttggGGGAAATAGCGATTTATCAATAACATAGAATAAACAAGCTTGCTTGGCAGACTGGAAGATAAAGGCAAGCAGCAACATAGAGTACCTTGACCTGCTCGCTGGGGACATAAGGATTGACATGTGCCGAGACAGCTGTCCCGCGGATTAAGGAATCCGCAAAGGCTAATGCCATAAGACGAGCAAGACTAAAGAAAGAGAAGATCGGTCCTCGTCCACTCGGAAAGCTTTTTCTCATCATAGGGGGACGGTTAGTCAGCATTCCACTACCAACGAGCAGCAAACTCCTTGCGACTCTAATTGAGAAAAACTCAACAACGGCCACCCTCCCTAGGTGTAAGATAATAGGGCTTGATGCCCTGGCTTCCTTTTACGGGTTGTCTACCGATCTCACAGGTTTACACCTTTTAGGAATGAATGCTCCACGAGTCGTGATGCTTTGATTGTCGTCTTTCGAATTAAGGATTTGTCTGGCTAATAAACATCATCCTTCAGTCCGCGCCGGCATTCCAGAACGAATTCTTATCGCTTAGCACAAGCGCTAACCCTGACAAGGCCCTACATCGCATATGCAGTTGGAGTGGTTAGTCGATTCATGCAAAATCCAAAGAAACCTCACTTTCGACGAATATTGAGGTACATGAAAGGGGTTCCTCCTTGACTATGGTCTTCTGTATAAGAAAGGAGAACAGTGTAAGATAGTTGGCTATTGTGACGCCGACTATGCTGGTGATCACGACACGCGTCGATCAACAACTGGAAACGTGTTCAGGCTTGGTTTAGGAGCAGTTTGTCTTTGAAAAGTAAGCGGTGTTTTCGTCGTAACCCTTGTTGGAAGAGAATACCACGTAGGAGTGAAAACTCCCCTGCTCATCCATCTTCATTCCAAAGGCGAACATTTCAATTGAGTGACTGTAACTGCTATCTATGGTTTACAGTCAGTAGTTCTTAACCAACCGCCCAGCTTTATAAAGCTTTAAGAGGGAATAGGGAGTAAGGGGACCTTCGCTTCATTATCAAATTGACCTGGACCCTCTTTCTTCTCCTGCTGCAGATTTTGCCCCGCGCGGATTCTGGAGCTTCTTCTTTAGTCTAGGATTTCAAATAATAATCAAATCAAAAGAAGCGGCTGGGCGAGAGCAAGAAGCGGTCGTCGTACGCCGGCCGGTAGCTCTACTAAGCAAAGAACCGGGTTCCTCCCTTTTCTTCGCGAATAACATGTGGAGTGGAGGTAGCCTAGGCGTTCCTCGAGCAAGCTACCTTCGCCTACCTCCCATCTAGAAGCGGCAATGGTAAGAGCTGGTAAGCATGGTAACTGTATCGGCTAAGGGGCCGGCGCTCCGCGTTCTATCTAGGTTCCGCTCTGACCTTCCCCACCTCACATAGAAGAAGGGAAGCCCTTCAATAGAAGAACCCGTGTGAGTGGGAAGGGATTGAATCATTCATTCATCGGATACGTCTTTTCCCGTGATCCATTTCATGTCAACTCTAATTAGTTATCAAAAGGCCTACCTTACAAAGGGAACGTCGTTTCCCGGGAACCTTGCTGCTTACTTGCTATATTCCCGCGTTCTTGCATGGCTCGCGCAACCCCGCCCTGCTTATCCCTTCCCCCTCCCCCCTTACCGTCCAAAACTCAGAGGCCGTATGGAGTATAGCCAAGTGGTAAGGCACCGGTTTTTGGTACCGGCATGCAAAGGTTCGAATCcttttactccagattatgaaCACCCGATCGGATCTGTCAAGAACGAGCTGACGACTACAGGGGAAGCTCTCATTAATTAGTTGATGAGGGGAAGCGGCTGACAGCAGTCCCTGAGCTAAGCCTTGGAAATCTTAATGCCATAATGCCTTTCAAATCCTCCTAGCCATTATCCTACTGCAATAATTCTTGCTAAGAAGAACGCCCACCCCTCTCTGTTTGATAACAGTTTCCTCCTAGTTTGCTTGAAACAGATAAGCTTGCCCAACTGCAACAAAGAAAGAGCCTAGCTTTCTTGGTTTGATGAGCTTATACTCGCTTTCTTGGTTTGATGAGCTTATACACGCTTTCTTGGTTTGATGAGTGAGTAACAACTTCTGAGTTGACTTGGAAGAAACCATTGTGGATTGTTGTAGTTCCGTGCTAATTAACAGGTTCTTTGCCTTTATTTAAAACAGGTTTGGCGTTGCATTCATCTAGGCTGTAGCCTCTCATACGACAAGAAGGATTTAGATCGGGGGATTTTCGTAAATGATTCGTTGCCAGCGCCCAAACTTTCCCATCCCCAGCCAAATACGATTGGGCATATCCTTCAAGAGATCAACCAATACGCATACTGCGCAACACTAGGGTGGTCGTAGATCAGCTAACTGGGGCGTCCATTGGTGGAACTCAGCCGGAACCTCAATACTGTGTAGTGCCCGAAGAATTACTACGTAATTTTGTCTAGTTTAGTGATAGCAGTAGGTCGGTTCGCTGTGGCTCTAATGCCGGCGATGAAGCAAACAAATAGGGTGTGATAACATTCAGACCTATCTGAGACTAAGAGGGGCTGGTTACCGGAGGTATTCCTGTCAGCCTTGTAACATTAACCCAAAAACCAATCGTCACTGGTTTCATTCTTGTCGCTCTCTCTCCAGGAATCAAAACCTATGCCTTTCTCAGTCTGGTTAGGCTTTCCGGAAGGTTTTCCGGTGAGCTGTTATCAGATTGATTGGTATGGTAAGATGGATGTTAGTTGAGAGCTCCCGATTGGGGTTACGTAGAGAGACTGACTTATAGAGGATCTCTCTCGGCAGCTCGACGACGATGCCGAGGAACGCCTCAGCACGGAACTTTAATCAATCAAATGGCATTAGGGTAGGGGGCTTTCCTTTGTTAAAAATCCAAGAGAGATAGAGTTTGACAAGATAGTCAAACTATCACCCCGCATCTTCATTCTATGACGATGGATCTTGGGAATGATTCGGGGGATCCCGGACCGCGACAATGAAACACTGATATCGAGTTTCTGACCCTTTAGTGAAGCAGAATCACTCAGGAGCTCCCAGTTCCCATTCAACATTCATTCATAGTCTTTATTCTCCCCTTGCCATCCTTCACTGCTTTTCGGACTGCTTTTACTGCTGCTTCCTATGCTTCCTGTTTCTGACTACTTGCCTTTCCCTCCCTCGGAAATCAACTCCATATCAATTAATTTGACTCACGCTTCTTTTGCTTTTTTAGAATCCTTCTCTGTGCGAGTTAGGACTAAGACCTTTTTTCTATGACTTCTCATTCTCAACGAAAACAATAAGACCAAGAATGAAAAGAAGAAGGTCTAGCCCGTGTAtccatttataaatataaagacTCTCAAGCCCCGGTAAGCTttctaaaaaaaagaaaaaaagagcacCGAAGAAGATTGTAGTTAAGGCTTGGAGCTTCTGGGAGTACAAACAAGTAAGTACTAGCTAGCCGCATTCCAGCTACTTAGTACCCTTCTTTCACTTACAGCTATCTAAGACATTCAGGGGCGAAGTCACTCGACTGCAAGGAGAGGGCTGTGTAACTGCTGTTAGAACGCTTCGTTACGGATGTCGAAAAGTGAAGATTGGTTCTGTGCCAGGTCATGGTGATATGCTGGATTGGATAAAGGGTTGTTTCGTCGATAGCATTATCTGATGTGGGATGCGTAGTAGCTGTTGTCACAGTAGGGGTCCCTAAGGCGGGAATTGTCCTAAAGTAGCCATAGCGTTGATTGCTCTCCTTGTTCTATTGTATGGGCGAATTATCTTAACGAAAGCCTCCCTCGTGTGAGGGTTGTCATAACTTGTGTCTATCCGCTGTGAAATGACTTCACTTAATAGAGTCCTAAGGGCAGTCTCTTTGAGAAGGGCCATATTTGTTTTGATTAGCTGTCCCagggaaaagagaaagaaaagtacAAATACTAATCTTTCTTGAGTTAGACCTCACCTAATATGGACTCAGAGGCCAAGAGTTCCGACTATCGAATCAAAGAAGCGCGAGCTCTACTGTATCTACTTGCCCGATCATAGCTCTCTTGGGGAGTAGCTCCCCCATTTGAGTAGGGCAAAAGAGGACAAGCGGAGGAGAAGAGCTAGCCCGGTGACGAGGAGTCTTAATCCCAGTCTAATCGAATAAAGGCGCTAGCCAGTGTATTATAAGATAAGGGAAGATGAAGAGAATGAAGCGGGAAGGACAATATAGACGGATTCCCTTTCTATTTTCCTCACATAGGATTATGCggtaaaataaacaaaaataatccTTTTTGTTGGCGCGCCTCTTTCACTACTTTCATCAATATCTGATCTATCCGCTCATGCAAGCATTAATAAGAGGATGTTTATTCGTAACTGAGCTACTAGAGAGTTATAAAAGAAAGGGAGGGTCTCGCATCTTGGTGATCCTTAGCTGCTGACTTCGCCGCTAGAGTATCCGAACTAGTTGAGCACTCCGCCCGACTCCCCTATTGGAACACAATCAGGACCTTGCCTAGGAGCGGGTTTGAAGAGCAGAGAAGGTGCTGGTGGAATGAATTGATAAAAAACTTTCCATGGGAGCTTGTAATACATTTTTTCGATCTAACGGGAGGGACCGGTTCTACAATAAAAATATCTTTACTAAACTTGGTCTTCTCGAGAATATCCTGAAATGCCTGAAGCTAATCCAATGTTTGAGTCGGAGGAGGCGGAATTCCTCTGGTTCAATGTAAAGCTTTCCGCTACTGATACAGCAACGGACAGTTGACACAGATGCGAGGAGAGACAAGACCTGCTGATCGTAGCACCGCTGTGAGTAACTGGAATcattctaattctaatcatttcATATATCAATCTCTCCTTGATAGAAGGATATCCGTCTTTTAGAAAGATTTCCTAATGAACCAACTATCAGCCCTTAATCAAGAGAGAGCCTACCTAATATTTGAGTATAAACTAAATATGGAGAAGTGTGAAGTCAAAGCGAAAACTAAAAGAAAGTAGTTCGTCCACGAGAAATGCAAAGGAATCTTGGAAGAACCGGCACTTCAGCAAATGTGCCTATCACCTCGACCAATTCCTCTACCCTTAAGCCTGATACAGACAGGTTCAATGGTTATAGCCGGGTAAGGTAAACCTAGTCCCTTTAGGGAGGCGGGGTCCATATAACATTCATGATACCTATGAACAGGGAGAGGAGAGAATCTTGAAACTGGAGCTACAAGCTGCATTAGCCGGGAAGGGATGTTGTCTGAGGACTCCAATCCGGAGGGAACTCAACTGATACGCGGCAAGCCCTTGAAAACAATAACTCGCCGATAAACGGAGTACAGACTGGAACAGACCAAACGGAATCCATCTAGTACAATTCTTCCCTCAGGACAGCCTATACTAAGATATTTActaaaggaatgaaagaatgagCACTGCCAGCTACAACGGATGCGTGACTTCTCCTTCCATTTCAAACAGTCAAAGGGATCTAGGGATGAAAGTGACTTGATAGATCCAATAAATCTTGGAAAAGAGAACTGGTTCATATGATGTTCTCTCCCCGAGATGCATTATACGATGAGACCGGTTAACTCTCAGAATGATTCTGTGTGCTGGGGCTTATAACAGAGATGGTAAATACTCAGTTCGGTCAGGATATTGGCTTATCAATCGGCTAACACACAAGGAGAAGCTCCGTGAGATGGACAACCTTTACTGAACCCGTTGAAGCATAAGATATGGAAGCTATGCACAGTTCAAAAAATCTGAGGTGGAAAACATTGAGTGGCTTGCTGTCTCCGATAGTCTCAAATCGAGAGGGATGAAGGTTGACTTCAAATGCCAGATTTGTGGTTCAGATCCAGAAACTATCAACCACATATTATTCACTTGCCCCATGAGATATGGGCGTTATCGAACTTCCCGTCCATGATAGGAGAGTATTCTTCTTCCTCTATCTACGCTAATTTTTATCACTTACTCATGGTCTATGAAAACAAATGCCTTTTGAGATAAGAAGTTCCCTTTGATTCTGTGGGTTTTGTGGAAGAATAGGAACAAAATGGTATTTGAAGGGAAGGTGTATGAAGCTGATAAAGCGGTGGATAAGGTCATGGAAGACGCACGGCAATGGTTTATCGAGAGCTCTATCAACAACCCATGGCGGATGAGAAAATAGCCCAGTGGTGAAGCTCCTACGTTAGGCTTTGTGAAATGTAATGTTGGAGTAGCCTGGTCTAAAAAGAAACTACTTAGTGGTGCTTCTTGGGTGCTCCGTGACCACATGGGTAAGGTTTTGATGCATAGTCGACGAGCAATCAGATTTTTAGGCTAAAGTGCGGAGGGCTGTCGAGAGTATTCGAAGTTTACGATTCATGGGGGTGATCTTGTTGATGCTATTGAAATTGTTTCTGCGGTACGATCCCCTAGAGAGTGGCCAGCTCTACGGTTGGATACCTTGGACTTATTAACATCCCTTTCTGAGGTGACTAATTGGAGAAGAGAAGATCGAAGCTTCGGTGCTTTGGCTATAGCACGAAGTTCGGGATAATAGGAGTCTTATGTGGCACAAGGAAGCCCGACATGGCTAAAAAAACTTTGAGATGATGATCGACCCGGTGATATAGGGAGTATGGTTTCCAAGCGTCCTCGTGGTTGAGCATTCTTTCAACTCTGTGTTGGAGCGCTCTGTTTTCTTTTTGCTGGTTTTTGTACCTTCCCTTCGGAAACCAACTCCGATTGAATGCGGAATCCCGCTAGCCATTATTCGTATTCACTCCAAGATCAAGGAGGCATCTGTAAGCCATCTTAGCTAAGCGAAGAGCGGAAAGAAGGAATAAAGAAAGAGTACTCTCGCCATCAGAACGACTCTCAGCTTCAGCCATTCGAGTCAGAAGGGAGAGAGAGGGTCGAAGCGCGATGCTTCTGATCTGCCGATTCCGAGGTCAGGGATGAAGATGGCTGTGGTGACTAGGCCTAGGGCAGCTAATCCAACTCTAATTGATACAAACCTTGACTCTCGCTATGGCAAGGAAGCTTTCAATCAACAGAAGCAACAACTACGCCTTAAACGGAGAATATAACTATTGCTCACTTAAGACCGATTTCAAGCAATCATCCAAGCAGAGATCTCGACTGAattatgttttccttttcttattgAATTACTATGGTTGGCTGCTTTCGGAGTCAATTTTTTGCTGTTGAATTGAATTCTGCTTCGGACACTCGAAACCCTAAGAATTGAATTCTGCTTTGGACACTTCCAACCCACTAGACAAAGAAGCTACAGGGGGATAGTGTATGAAAGGTTCGCGCGAGCTCAAAAGTTCCATAGTCCCATAAGAACTCTTAGCTACTGAGATACGAGAAGAGATCAAGCTTACCGAAAAGCAATCTCCGGAAGCCCAGAAAGCAGCTATTTCCCGTATTCCCAGCCAAAAGGGCATTCTCTTGAAGAAAGACCGTAGAGTGAAGGCGATATATGATATAGCCAGGCCAGGAAGGCCCATGGAGGAAACATGAGAAGGTACAAAGACATTGCTGCTCAGTGAGACAATGTTGTCAATAGCAGCCAGAGCAGAGGACTTATTGATATATGGTGAAAGTTCGCCTTCTTGTGCCAACATCTCCCTACTAACTAGATTTCTAAATTCTGGCGCAAGTGGCTGCAAAGACTAGAAAGCCAATGAAGAAAATAGTTCAAATGAAATCCTATCCCGTAATGGTTGTCAACGAGAGAAGGCTTCAGGGTAGCTTCTGGAGTTCTTAGAGAAGGCTTACTTCAAGAGGTTCTTAAGAAGGAGTTTCAAACTGACTTTTAGGCACAGACGTGACTCTTCCACTTGTTGATGAGGAGAGGGATTTCTTACTCGACTAAAAGGAGAGGGTAGCAGAATACCATTAAGAGAAATATCCCATTAGTGCTGCTCTTTCCTAGGTCAAATACCTAACAACGAGAATCAGGAGGGAGCTTCTGGGTAGCATCCCTGTTTTCAAACCCATAGAACACATAAATCATATCTCTGAGTGAGCTTGAATCGGTATCAGACATCGTACATCTTAGCTGTGATAGCAAGAGACTTTATCGGCCTCTTTGGGCTTTCCGGAAGACGGTTGAGTGGAGAGAGATTTTGAAGGTGGAACTTTATGCAATCCGCCATACGGGGGAGATGGCTTCGCGAATGGGCATTCGGAACCTTTGGGTAGAGTCTGACTCATTATATGCAGTCAAGATGATTAACTCCAAGCCCCATAAGCGCGAAATATGCTGCTGAGCTTCACTGAAAATGCCAGAGCAGTTTGTTTTTAGAGTCACACATTGTTGGAGGGAGAGCAATAGAGCCGCCGACTTGATTTCGGGATGTCGAGTTATGTCTTAATGTACCCAAGAAACCCCCCTTAGCCCTTAATTACATTATTAGAGAGGATATGCAGGAACTTCTTTATGTACGTGTATGAGATATTATGTACCATCTTTCTAAtattattatgtattatataatataagacaagaataatatttattattCTAATATATAGCTGCAAGACCAATACAGGatgcaaaaaaacaaaagccCTTCTTTCTCTGAGGAACGCCTAGATACATGGCTTACATACCCGGCTCAACATTCTTGGAAAACTAAAGAATCGAGGGTCCAGAAGAGAATTGGCCATTTAATCTTGTAAACTAATCGAGACCGAAATTGGAAAAAGAGATACGAACAGAGAGGAATAACCAATCGATGAAAGAACATGAAACCATTCTGTTTCAATAGAGGTACGAGAAACGGTTAGGGGCAATAAAGTAGGTGAAGTGGTTGGATTTTGCGAGCTGTTCCAACCACTGCTGGATGTGATTCCAAGAGCCGAACGAGAATGAATACCACACAGAAGAGTCAAGACCAGGCTCCCTAATGGAATGTTTAACCGATCCATTCCGGATTGACCGAATTGGTACGAAAGTTGTAACATGGGAAAACCACAGAAAACACGACTTATTTGAATAACCCGGTGACCCACCAATTGTAGAAGTAGGATCTTTGGCAAGCAATAAGTACTTAAATAATACAATTCGAGTGTACCATCTTCTTTCTCATTTCGAGGAAAAGGTGCGGGAGGAAAAGGAAACAACGGAGGGATCCGAATCGGACCTAAATGGGAATGACATGAAAAGTCTTTTTCAAAACCTAGCATTAAGGGCGTTACGACGATATACGAGAGGAATGGAGAAAAACTCGTGATTGGTGTGGAGGGGAAGATCAGTTTATGATATAGTTCAAGAAAAAGTCGTCTCATTTCCTTACTTCTTCTTTCTAATTCATTCACTTCAAGGCTGGTTCTGAACGCCGCGTAACATCATCTTCAACCAACCTCCACCGTACTTACCTTTCGGTGCAGCCACTAAAGTAAAGAATTGCTTATACACTAAACTGCTGCTTATATACGCTTACTAAAAGACTGACTTTCATTCATTAGGCCAGCATGAAACTAAGAAAGAGAGATGTGCCTAAGGCGGCATGCAAGCAAACTGTGCACactaagagaaaaagagagatgtTCACAATTACTACCACAAGAGCCCCCTATCCTATCTCTAAAGGGGCCCGGCACTTCGTTCGTACCTTCTTGGCTTAGGCTTCCAACTTCACTTACTTTATGGCCTTGCTAACTAGCTAGCAAAAGCTAAGCGCTTGAAAAGCGCGCTAAGAAAGGTTGCTTCTGTCGGCCTTTCTGTGCAACAGTCCACCAATAGCGGAAGAGAGGGGTACTGTACATACAAGACTCTTCCAGTTCTTACGTTAGCTTTTTCTTACCAGTCAAGTAGTACAACAGCTGTATCTTATAGCCCGGCGTGGCGGGTCTTTAATTCAGTAGATAGAAAAAATTATTAGTAATACGTAGATGAGTGAGTGAGTCCTCACTGACCTGAGCGATTTAGATCACCTAgcaggcctttttttttttatttggtagGTAACATCGCCGAAGCCTATCATCTGATTTGACTACGAAGAAAGGAACTTGAGGTGAGGCGGCACCGTCTTGTGCAACGCAACCATGGTTGGCCCTCTATCATCTTCTATCTAGTAGACTTGGTAAAAGGACCCCGACTTATTTTCAGAATTAGAGTTCGACCACGGAAAAATGTATTGCGGAAAATTCCCCACTGCTGCCTCCCGTAGGAGTCTGGGTCCCTTCGCTCCACTATGACAGCTAAACCAAGTCAAAATCTTCATCTCTCTGTAAGAAAAAAATGGGTTCTACACCTAAATAGGTTAAGGTAgggtattttttagaaaaagctACCTTAGCACAAGCGCTAAGCGATAATAATACTTTTCTGAACTTGACGTGAATCTTATCTTATGCCAGTCATCAAATTTCCAGATGGTGGTGCCCGAGTGTCAATATTTTTGCAGTCCATAGGGAATGCATTTCGAAAGCATCTTTTCGGCGATAAAGGAGCTAATCTTTTTAGGTGAGAAAGCTACAGAACAAGTCCTCAAACGAAGTGAGGGGAAGCAAGTGAAGAGAGCGGAGCGGGTGAAGAGCACTTTCTGCACTTTTGAACTTAAAGAAGCCAGCGCTTCTCTTGATTAGTGAAATGATAAGGGCACTAGCACGAGATCACTGAAACCTCTCTACTACGGATATTAATCCTATCCTACCCGTCTTATAAGGGCTACGACCAGAATCGAAGtaagaaagagaggaagaaatGGATATACATAGTCTATATCTTATTTTTCCCTAATCTTATTAGCCCAGCAAGGAAAGATATGGCAAAGAACAAGATAACAGTAAAAAGCCACTTATCTCTTTCATGAGCAAGGGCAGTTGGCGGGGAAGCAAGAAGAAATCCAAGTGGCCAGCTGAAGTGGAATTGGATTATTAAATCCGGCTTATTGTTATTTCGA encodes the following:
- the LOC132043609 gene encoding putative cytochrome c biogenesis ccmB-like mitochondrial protein; amino-acid sequence: MRRLFLELYHKLIFPSTPITSFSPFLSYIVVTPLMLGFEKDFSCHSHLGPIRIPPLFPFPPAPFPRNEKEDGTLELYYLSTYCLPKILLLQLVGHRVIQISRVFCGFPMLQLSYQFGQSGMDRLNIPLGSLVLTLLCGIHSRSALGITSSSGWNSSQNPTTSPTLLPLTVSRTSIETEWFHVLSSIGYSSLFVSLFPISVSISLQD